The window TCGTCCTTTTCGGGGCGTTTTTACAAAAATCAGGGTTGGGGAAATTTTTCATAGACCTTTCTCTCATATTGGCAGGACATAGAGTTGGGGGCCCGGCAAAGGTCTCTGTTTTTGGGAGCTGCCTCTTCGGCACCATATCTGGAAGCTCCGTGGCAAATACAGTTACGACCGGTGTATTTACGATCCCGCTGATGAAAAAAATCGGTTATCCGGCGGCGTTTGCCGGCGGTGTGGAGGCGGCGGCCTCTACAGGAGGCCAGATAATGCCGCCGATAATGGGTGCGGCGGCATTCATCATGGCGCAGTTCCTGGGGATAGCATACGTGAAGATCGCCGTTGCGGCGACGCTGCCTGCCATTCTCTATTATACGGGTGTTTGGGTTATGGTCCATATGGAGGGTAAACGGCTGGGGTTGAAGGGGATACCTAGAGAAGATCTGCCAGACCTTAAGCAGACTTTGGCGGAGGGGGCTCATCTGTTTCTCCCAATAGTCATTATTGTGTATCTCCTTCTAAAAGGTTATACGCCAATGACCTCCGCGCTGATCAGTATAATCTCCACGGTTGCGGTAGCGATGCTTAGGAAGAATACTAGGTTTACCAGGAAAACTTTGTTTGACGCTCTTGAGACGGGAGCTAGGTCTATGATCGGTGTCGCTATCGCCTGCGGCTGTGCCGGAATAATAATAGGCGTGGTTACGCTGAGCGGTATGGGGCTGAAGATCGCTAACGGCATAATATATCTGGCGCACGGCATGCTGCTGCCCACGCTGTTGCTGACGATGTGCGCTTCGATGATATTAGGGATGGGGCTTCCGACAACAGCGAAGTATATCATCCTGGCTACCATGGCCGCCCCTGCCATCCAGCAATTTGGCGTACCTGATATTGCCGCTCATCTGTTCATTCTCTACTTTGGAATAATGGCGGATATCACCCCACCGGTGGCGCTGGCGGCCTTTGCCGCTTCCGGCATCGCAGGTTCGCATCCGATGAAGACGGGAGTTAACGCCGTTAAGATCGCCCTGGCCGGGTTTATCGTACCATACGCATTTGTATATAATCCGGAACTGCTTTTTATTGGAGATCCTCCTAAGCTGCTTGTCTGCCGGTTTGTCATCACGGCTATTTTAGGAACGTTCTCACTTGCCTGCGCGGCTTCCGGATATTGGAAACGGGATCTAAAACTGGTGGAGCGTGTGATGCTGTTTGCCTCGTCGTTCTGCCTCATAGACCCAAAGGGTTTCACTGATGCTGCGGGACTGGGACTCTTAATAGCGGTTTATCTGTCACAAAAGTTTTTTTCGAATGACAGAGCACGTATTGATATTGAGAAAGAGGGAGCGTAAGTATTATGAACCATGCTTTTCCGCGTAATTTCAAATCAGAGTATTTAAAGGCAGAAAAGGGCGCCGGGATATATATTTTTGACGCTGACGGCAAGGAGTATATCGATGGATGCAGCGGCGCTCTCGTCTCCAACTTGGGACATTGCGTAGACGAAGTCATTGAGGCGGTCAATCAGCAGTATAAAAAACTTGAGTTCGGACATCCCTCGCGCTGGTCGTTCCCAATTGTGGAAGAGGCGGCTGCCGCCGTTGCGGAGATCGCCCCAAAGGGTCTGGACACAGTATGGTTTGTCAGCGGCGGAAGCGAAGCCGTTGAGTCGGCGCTGAAGCTTGCGAGGCAGTATTTCTACGACAGAGACGGGATTTATACGAGCAAATCTTTGACGATAGGCCGCTGGAATTCTTTCCATGGGAATACCCTGGGCACGATGGCTGTAGGAGGGGCGATGTCCAGGCGCAGGATATTCTCTCCGCTGTTTAAGGAATCTCCCAAAATAGAGGCGACATATTGTTACAGGTGCCCATTTGGGTTGAAACAGGAATCATGCAATACGCGCTGCGCATACAGGCTTGAAGAGGAGATAAGACGCGTAGGGCCGCAGTATATATCCTCATTTATCGCCGAACCGATCGTCGGTTCAACTGTCGGCGCATTGGTACCGCCAGATGAGTATTGGCCGATAGTCCGCGATATATGTACCAAATATGATGTTCTTTTAATTGCCGATGAAGTCATGACAGGATGCGGCAGGACGGGAAAAGGTTTTGCCGTTGATAACTGGAACGTTGTCCCCGATATAATTGCCACGGCGAAGGGGCTGGCGGCCGGTTATGTTCCTACCGGAGGTATGATCGCGAGCACCAGTATCGTGGATACGATACGTAATACAAGCGGCGGGTTCATGCACGGCCATACCTATAACAGCAATCCGATAGCGGCAGCGGCGGTAGTTGCGGTCATGAGGTATATGAAAGAACATAAGGTTATCGAGAATGTCGCGAGGAACGGAGAATATCTGATCTCCGGAGTTCGTAAGATAGCAGCGGAGAATCCAATCATCGGCGACGTTCGTGGCAAGGGGTTTATGTGCGGTGTTGAAATAGTCAAAGACAAGGACACTAAAGCGCCATTTGAAAAGGGCGTTGGCGCCGCGGGCGTAGCCACAAAAGAATGTATAAACGCAGGTCTGATAATCTATCCCTCCGGCGGGATGATCGACGGTGTGGAGGGAGACAACTTCCTCCTCGCGCCGCCGCTTGTTACAACGAAAGAGGAGATAGATCTGATCCTTGAGAGATTAAGCAAAGGTATGTCAGCCGCTTCAAAGAAACTTTTGAAATAGACGGTATCTGGAAAATTATAAAGAGGCCCCGACATCTTAGTAACGTAAAGATGCCGGGGCCTCTTATCGGTGCCATTATAATGTTATTTAGTTTTTGTCGTTAAAAATTTCCGCGACTTGCGGCTCAGCCGCCTCATAAGAAGGCTGCTTTTACAACCCCTCCAGCCTCTCGTAATCCTTTGAAGTTATCATTGCCGCTTCGGCGGAGTTTTCGATGAGCAGGGCGATTATTTCATCGGTGCGGTGTGTCATCGCCTTTTTGTGGATCTTTTTGAGCAGCGCGGCGGGGGCGCGTTCGGCTATTTCACAGCCCGCTTCGCCGGTCTTCGAGTGCCACTTTGAGTATAGCTCCACGAGCCACTTGGCCTCGGGCGAGATGTCGCGGAAGGCGGCCATGCCGGTTTTTTCATTTGGTACGGACTCTATTTCGACGCCGCTTTGGGTGCAGCGGACCATGAAGTCGCGGAATACCTCGTCCATCGTCAGCGCAAGCAGCGTCTCCGGCCTGTCGAGTGAACGGGCGAAATCCGACTCCATGAATTTCTGCGCGAAGTCCCAGATATCGAGACGGCGGCGGCAGGCGGCGGTGAAGACCGCTTCGAGATATTCGCGGTGGATCTGCTCAAGCGTCTTTTTAGCGAGTTCGGCGCTGCGTTTTTTCGCCTCCGGTCCGTAGTCGTTGTATATTGCAAAGGTTGATTTCAGCATGGCGTCTAGTCTCTTTCCCGATAGCCGTCCATCTTGAGGGTGGCGGCGCGTCTTGCGTCTTCTTCCGTGATTTTTTCGGCATATTCTTCGGGCGGCAGGTTTATCTGCGCCGCGGAGACCTCGTAGTGGAGCAGTTCGAGCGAACGCGCCGGTTCGGAACGTTCCGGCGCGCAGAGCGCGGCGAGCCTCGCCGTCTCCGCGATCGCCTCTTTGGTGATGTCGGTCCGCGGGTAACGCACGCGCGCCACGCGTTCAAGTATCTCCAGCAGCCGCCCGTGGTCCGGCTCCTTCAGCTCTACGGACTGGAAGCGGCGCTCCATCGCGCGGTCGCGGGCGATATAGAGCCGGAACTCTTCGGAGGTCGTCGAGATGAGCATGCTGAGCCCGCCGCTGGTGATGTATGGTTTCAGCGTGTTGAGCAGGTTCGAGGGGCCGGAGTTTTCGCTTAGGCGGTGGGCCTCGTCGACGTAGATGATGATGTTGTAGTATTCGGCCTCGTCAAGGATGTGCTTGAAGCGGAGGTCTCTCTTTTTGCGGTCCTGGTTTATCAGGTCGATGTTGAGTTCGACGACGCGCCGTCCCGCGAGCCGCCGGTAGCGGCCCTCTTCGATGAGCGCCGCGAGCTTGCGTACGGTCGTCGTCTTGCCGCAGCCGGCGGGGCCGGTGAGCGCGACATTGTTCTGCTCTTCGGAGGCGAGGGCGACGGCGATGCGGTCCAGCGCGGCGTAATCTTCCAGTATCTGATCGACGCCGCTGGTTTGCCCGTTAAGTTCACGCCCGTATTTCGCGCAGAGCGGCGGTAATTTCCCCTTCATAAGGCTCAAAGCGTCTCCCCCTCTTCAAGAAGCGAGGCGAGCGTCAGTTTCTCATGGCGCTCAGCCCCCTCGGCGATCCAAAGTTTTGCCGCGCGGCGCGCGCGGCGCAGCTTCACACGCCGTTTGACGGGAGCGGGGCGGGGCTGTTCTTCGAGGGCGGCGTAGGTCACGCGCCCCTCTTTTTCCACGGCGCGTATCTCTTCGTTGAGATCCTCCGGTCTGTAGATGACGTCGGCGGCGGAGACGTAGGTGCCGAAGGCGCGGTTCAGCCGCTCCTCTTCGCTTGCGTGCCAGATGCGCTGGGTGCTCGCGGAATAGAGCGTTTCCAGCAGCTGGCCGTCCTCCGTCCTGCTTTCGAGCGACAGGCGCGAGAAGTTGTCGTAGCCGAAGGTGAAGCTGAGACGGTCCCAGCTCTGGCGGAATTTATCAAGGTAATTAAGGAGTCCCCAGCGGTCCAGCTCTGGGATGAGTATCACGGCGGAGCTCTTTGTGTTTTGCGCCGCCGCGCCGATCGCGGCGATCAGGAGCGGCGCGAAGCCGCGGTCCGCCGAGGCGCTGCCGCTGGAGCAGACGAAGAGCGGCCGTCCCTGCGGCGCGCTGAGGTATTCGCCGAGCTTTAGGGTGTTCAGGCTGCGGAAGAGTCCCGCGCCGCGTCTCATCAGGGTTATCAGCGCGCGGAAGTCCGCCGTGCTTGCGTCGGCCTGCATCTTGATGCAGCGCTGGGTGTTGGTGTTGTCCCCGTTTGTGGAGAGCAGATCGGCGAAGGGCAGGGGCGCGTCGCGGTCGCCGTTTTTCTGGAAGCGCAGCTCATGTTCGAGGATATACCTTGCGAGGGCAAACTCCCTGGTTATAAAGGCGCTGGCTGCCTCCGCCTCTTTGAGCCGGTATTTTACGGGAAGTATCCCCGTCTCGCCGCCGATCGTCTTGGTCATCAATGTTTCGATGAAGCGGTGCTGGCGGCAGAATATCTGGAACAGGTTCAGCGACGGCAGGGTGCCGATCACGCCCTCCTCTCCCTCGGCTCCGGCGCAGGCCGTGAGGTTGTGGACGACGTTTTTCGCCGTCTCCAGCATGTAGAGAAGCATTCTGTCGGTGACGAGTTTGCCGAGGTCGTCGAAAAATTTATCGTTGGCGTCGCGGGATTTTATCTCCTGATAGACCGCCTGGC is drawn from Cloacibacillus porcorum and contains these coding sequences:
- a CDS encoding AAA family ATPase; the protein is MKGKLPPLCAKYGRELNGQTSGVDQILEDYAALDRIAVALASEEQNNVALTGPAGCGKTTTVRKLAALIEEGRYRRLAGRRVVELNIDLINQDRKKRDLRFKHILDEAEYYNIIIYVDEAHRLSENSGPSNLLNTLKPYITSGGLSMLISTTSEEFRLYIARDRAMERRFQSVELKEPDHGRLLEILERVARVRYPRTDITKEAIAETARLAALCAPERSEPARSLELLHYEVSAAQINLPPEEYAEKITEEDARRAATLKMDGYRERD
- a CDS encoding TRAP transporter permease gives rise to the protein MSFDTKSFNATENEAAAEKMLEKFDKESTFRKLAGKWNIFISLLCVAFSVFQTYTAAFGVFPAQIQRSIHLAFALSLGFLLYPVTSKKSRSKMDPIDVILALISAAACLYITVYYHDIMMQGGMATIHDVVLGSVLVLLVLEATRRVVGAPMTVVAVLFLIYAKVGPYIPGFMGHRGFSVERIISHMYISTEGIFGLPLGVSATFVFMFVLFGAFLQKSGLGKFFIDLSLILAGHRVGGPAKVSVFGSCLFGTISGSSVANTVTTGVFTIPLMKKIGYPAAFAGGVEAAASTGGQIMPPIMGAAAFIMAQFLGIAYVKIAVAATLPAILYYTGVWVMVHMEGKRLGLKGIPREDLPDLKQTLAEGAHLFLPIVIIVYLLLKGYTPMTSALISIISTVAVAMLRKNTRFTRKTLFDALETGARSMIGVAIACGCAGIIIGVVTLSGMGLKIANGIIYLAHGMLLPTLLLTMCASMILGMGLPTTAKYIILATMAAPAIQQFGVPDIAAHLFILYFGIMADITPPVALAAFAASGIAGSHPMKTGVNAVKIALAGFIVPYAFVYNPELLFIGDPPKLLVCRFVITAILGTFSLACAASGYWKRDLKLVERVMLFASSFCLIDPKGFTDAAGLGLLIAVYLSQKFFSNDRARIDIEKEGA
- a CDS encoding aspartate aminotransferase family protein is translated as MNHAFPRNFKSEYLKAEKGAGIYIFDADGKEYIDGCSGALVSNLGHCVDEVIEAVNQQYKKLEFGHPSRWSFPIVEEAAAAVAEIAPKGLDTVWFVSGGSEAVESALKLARQYFYDRDGIYTSKSLTIGRWNSFHGNTLGTMAVGGAMSRRRIFSPLFKESPKIEATYCYRCPFGLKQESCNTRCAYRLEEEIRRVGPQYISSFIAEPIVGSTVGALVPPDEYWPIVRDICTKYDVLLIADEVMTGCGRTGKGFAVDNWNVVPDIIATAKGLAAGYVPTGGMIASTSIVDTIRNTSGGFMHGHTYNSNPIAAAAVVAVMRYMKEHKVIENVARNGEYLISGVRKIAAENPIIGDVRGKGFMCGVEIVKDKDTKAPFEKGVGAAGVATKECINAGLIIYPSGGMIDGVEGDNFLLAPPLVTTKEEIDLILERLSKGMSAASKKLLK